One part of the Sporosarcina ureae genome encodes these proteins:
- a CDS encoding GntP family permease: MLGMIGLIGGLALLIVLTMRGVNILIAGPISALFVALMSGMTLFPQLAGEGEDNFVTSYMTGFTSFIMSWYLMFLLGAIFGKVMEDSGAADAVAKWFVEKLGMKFAVLAIVMACAILTYGGVSLFVVAFSVYPMAISLFKQADLPRRFIPATLGLGSVTFTMTSAGSPEIQNWIPIEFLGTNAYAGWEVSLVVALFMALFGYWWLKRIITKAVNKGERFVDRSSDPTFDTTRSLPNPFLSMIPLAIVLIISFLFHDKLAQSALILALLGGIISTYFVGRKYSQNYGAAISAGTLGAMVAIGNTAAVVGFGGVAKAVPAFQDAVAIMTNIPGSPLIGAAIAVSVIAGMTGSASGGQAIALPLLAPHYMDMGVDPEALHRVVAISSGALDSLPHNGYVVTTIQSIAGETHRAAYGAMAAVTVIVPTIGVVIAIVLFSLGFGI, from the coding sequence ATATTAGGGATGATTGGACTTATTGGAGGTTTGGCTTTACTCATTGTGTTGACGATGAGAGGAGTCAACATATTAATCGCTGGACCGATTTCGGCATTATTTGTAGCATTAATGAGCGGCATGACGTTATTTCCTCAATTAGCAGGTGAAGGCGAAGATAACTTCGTCACAAGTTATATGACGGGATTCACGAGTTTCATCATGTCTTGGTACTTGATGTTCCTACTCGGTGCGATCTTCGGTAAAGTAATGGAAGACAGCGGAGCAGCAGATGCTGTGGCGAAATGGTTCGTTGAAAAGCTTGGCATGAAATTCGCAGTGCTTGCGATTGTCATGGCGTGTGCGATTCTAACGTATGGCGGAGTAAGCTTGTTCGTAGTAGCATTTTCCGTGTATCCGATGGCTATTTCATTATTCAAGCAAGCAGATCTACCGAGACGTTTCATTCCAGCGACACTCGGACTTGGATCGGTGACGTTTACGATGACGTCCGCGGGATCCCCTGAAATTCAGAACTGGATTCCGATCGAGTTCTTAGGAACGAATGCATACGCTGGATGGGAAGTCAGTCTCGTCGTGGCATTGTTCATGGCACTGTTCGGTTACTGGTGGCTGAAACGAATCATTACGAAGGCAGTCAATAAAGGCGAACGTTTCGTTGATCGTTCATCCGATCCTACATTTGATACGACACGTTCATTGCCAAATCCATTCCTTTCTATGATTCCATTGGCTATCGTATTGATCATTTCATTCCTATTCCATGATAAACTAGCACAATCCGCTTTAATCCTAGCGTTACTCGGCGGAATCATCTCTACGTACTTCGTAGGTAGAAAATATTCACAGAACTACGGAGCAGCCATTTCAGCGGGTACACTTGGCGCAATGGTCGCAATCGGAAACACAGCAGCAGTAGTTGGATTCGGTGGCGTAGCGAAAGCAGTTCCTGCATTCCAGGACGCAGTAGCCATCATGACGAATATCCCAGGATCACCATTAATCGGTGCAGCCATTGCGGTATCTGTGATCGCAGGTATGACAGGTTCCGCTTCAGGCGGTCAGGCTATCGCTCTCCCACTACTCGCACCTCATTATATGGATATGGGTGTCGATCCGGAAGCCCTTCACCGCGTGGTGGCGATTTCATCCGGTGCTCTCGATTCATTGCCACATAATGGCTATGTCGTCACGACGATCCAGTCTATTGCAGGCGAAACGCATCGTGCAGCATATGGCGCCATGGCAGCGGTCACGGTCATTGTGCCGACCATAGGT